In uncultured Desulfovibrio sp., one DNA window encodes the following:
- a CDS encoding sodium:alanine symporter family protein yields MEELTKFVANINSFVWGMYCLIPLLCGVGIYFTIRLRFVQIRRFGMAVRMLFGGLSLRGERADKHGMSSFQSVATAIAAQVGTGNLAGAATAIAMGGPGAIFWMWLAAFFGMATIFAEAVLAQIYRTRDDAGHITGGPAYYISQGLGSHKLAVFFSVSIIIALGCIGNMVQSNSIADAFNTAFDVPPLLMGVIIAACGAFVFFGGIGRIASVTEKIVPLMALLYVVGGLVVVISFADQIIPAFKMIFVGAFDPAAATGGIIGASVKEAIRYGVARGLFSNEAGMGSTPHAHAVAKVQFPAQQGLMGIVSVFIDTFIVLNMTAMVIFVTGSIDGQTTGIALTQKAFASGLGSFGVKFVAICLLFFAFSTIVGWYFFAEQNVKYLFGTRAVTPYRFVVMIFIVMGALLKVNLVWELADLFNGLMAFPNLIALIGLAKVVSKALEDFEKQPFCK; encoded by the coding sequence ATGGAAGAACTGACCAAATTTGTTGCCAACATCAACAGCTTTGTGTGGGGTATGTACTGCCTGATACCGCTGCTGTGCGGTGTGGGTATCTATTTTACCATCCGGCTGAGATTCGTTCAGATCCGTCGTTTCGGCATGGCCGTGCGCATGCTGTTCGGCGGGCTTTCTCTGCGGGGGGAACGCGCCGACAAGCATGGCATGAGTTCCTTCCAGTCCGTGGCTACGGCCATTGCCGCACAGGTGGGCACGGGTAACCTGGCCGGTGCGGCCACGGCCATTGCCATGGGGGGACCGGGCGCCATCTTCTGGATGTGGCTTGCCGCCTTCTTCGGTATGGCCACCATTTTTGCCGAAGCCGTTCTGGCCCAGATTTACCGCACCCGGGACGATGCCGGCCACATTACCGGCGGCCCGGCCTACTATATCTCCCAGGGTCTCGGCAGCCACAAGCTGGCGGTCTTCTTCTCGGTATCCATCATCATTGCCCTGGGCTGCATCGGCAATATGGTGCAGTCCAATTCCATTGCGGATGCCTTCAACACGGCCTTTGATGTACCGCCGCTGCTCATGGGCGTGATCATTGCCGCCTGTGGCGCCTTTGTCTTCTTTGGCGGCATTGGCCGCATCGCTTCTGTGACGGAAAAGATCGTACCGCTCATGGCCCTGCTCTATGTGGTGGGCGGCCTGGTGGTGGTCATCAGCTTTGCCGACCAGATTATTCCGGCCTTCAAGATGATCTTTGTGGGGGCCTTTGATCCTGCGGCGGCCACGGGCGGCATCATCGGCGCCAGTGTCAAGGAAGCCATCCGCTACGGTGTGGCCCGCGGCCTGTTCTCCAACGAAGCCGGTATGGGTTCCACCCCCCATGCCCATGCTGTGGCCAAGGTGCAGTTCCCCGCCCAGCAGGGCCTTATGGGTATTGTCAGCGTGTTCATCGATACCTTCATCGTGCTGAACATGACCGCCATGGTCATCTTTGTCACCGGCTCCATCGATGGACAGACCACGGGCATTGCCCTGACTCAGAAGGCCTTTGCCTCCGGTCTTGGCAGCTTTGGCGTCAAGTTCGTGGCCATCTGCCTGCTGTTCTTTGCCTTCTCCACCATTGTGGGCTGGTACTTCTTTGCCGAGCAGAACGTCAAGTATCTCTTTGGCACCAGGGCGGTGACGCCGTACCGCTTCGTGGTCATGATCTTCATCGTCATGGGGGCGCTGCTCAAGGTGAATCTGGTGTGGGAACTGGCAGACCTGTTCAATGGTCTTATGGCCTTCCCCAACCTTATTGCCCTTATCGGTCTTGCCAAGGTCGTGAGCAAGGCGCTGGAAGACTTTGAAAAGCAGCCCTTCTGCAAGTAA
- the cimA gene encoding citramalate synthase → MARDIILYDTTLRDGTQAEDVSLSTADKIKIALRLDEFGIAYIEGGWPGSNPVDEEFFREIASYHLKTSRITAFGSTHHPNRTPETDANLNALIHSGVTVATLFGKSCERHAREALNVSPERNLEIIRDSIAYLCKFMPEVHFDAEHFFDGYKRNPDYATAIIRTAHEAGALVSTLCDTNGGTLPQEVHSIVTALHAALPDVRLGIHAHNDCEMAVANTLAAVQAGAEMVQGTLNGVGERCGNANLCSIIPVLQLKSGLRCLPEPADERLTQLCALSAWFYEVANLKPFRRQPFVGRSAFAHKGGVHASAVNRCSSLYEHIQPESVGNHQRILITELAGRSNIVSMAKRFGFHLDKDEPVVKGLFNELKKRTSLGYDYATAEASVELLILRKLARRGVRDFFRLVRYHVSSLRGANVEQNMDEATVMVEVEGSVEHRAATGNGPVNALDIALRKALLPFYPRLEEMRLLDFKVRVLTADSAGGTASVVRVLIESGDAKRTWVTVGVSHDIIEASWQALADSVVYKLYRDEDERRREV, encoded by the coding sequence ATGGCACGAGACATCATACTCTACGATACGACGCTCCGGGACGGCACACAGGCAGAGGATGTCAGCCTCTCCACGGCTGACAAGATCAAGATTGCACTGCGCCTGGACGAATTCGGCATTGCCTATATCGAGGGAGGCTGGCCGGGGTCCAATCCGGTGGATGAGGAATTTTTCCGGGAGATTGCCAGCTATCACCTGAAAACCTCCCGTATTACCGCCTTTGGCAGCACGCATCATCCCAACAGAACGCCGGAAACCGACGCCAACCTCAATGCGCTGATTCATTCCGGGGTAACGGTGGCGACACTTTTCGGCAAATCCTGTGAGCGGCATGCCCGTGAGGCGCTCAATGTCTCGCCGGAGAGGAACCTGGAAATCATCAGGGATTCCATTGCCTATCTCTGCAAGTTCATGCCCGAAGTCCACTTTGATGCGGAACATTTCTTTGACGGCTACAAGCGCAATCCCGACTACGCCACGGCCATCATTCGTACGGCGCACGAGGCCGGCGCCCTGGTGAGCACCCTGTGCGATACCAATGGCGGCACGCTGCCCCAGGAAGTACACAGCATTGTTACGGCACTGCATGCGGCGCTGCCGGATGTCCGCCTGGGCATCCATGCACACAATGACTGCGAAATGGCCGTGGCCAATACGCTGGCAGCCGTGCAGGCCGGGGCGGAAATGGTGCAGGGAACGCTCAATGGCGTGGGCGAACGCTGTGGCAATGCCAACCTGTGTTCCATCATCCCGGTTCTACAGCTCAAGAGCGGCCTGCGCTGCCTGCCCGAACCGGCCGATGAACGCCTGACCCAGCTGTGCGCCCTGTCCGCCTGGTTTTACGAGGTGGCCAATCTCAAGCCCTTCCGCCGGCAGCCCTTTGTGGGGCGTTCTGCCTTTGCGCACAAGGGCGGGGTGCATGCCAGCGCGGTCAACCGCTGCTCCTCGCTGTATGAGCATATCCAGCCGGAAAGTGTGGGCAACCATCAGCGCATTCTCATTACGGAGCTGGCCGGACGCAGCAATATCGTGTCCATGGCCAAGCGCTTCGGCTTCCATCTGGACAAGGACGAACCGGTGGTCAAGGGCCTGTTCAACGAGCTGAAAAAACGTACCAGCCTGGGCTATGACTATGCCACGGCGGAAGCCAGCGTGGAGCTGCTCATCCTGCGCAAGCTGGCCCGACGCGGGGTGCGGGATTTCTTCCGCCTGGTCCGCTACCACGTCAGTTCCCTGCGCGGCGCCAATGTTGAACAGAACATGGATGAGGCCACCGTCATGGTGGAAGTGGAAGGCTCGGTGGAGCATCGCGCCGCCACGGGCAATGGCCCGGTCAATGCGCTGGATATTGCCCTGCGCAAGGCGCTGCTGCCCTTTTATCCCCGTCTGGAAGAAATGCGTCTTCTGGACTTCAAGGTGCGCGTGCTGACGGCAGACAGCGCCGGGGGCACGGCCTCTGTGGTGCGCGTGCTCATCGAATCCGGGGATGCCAAGCGCACCTGGGTGACGGTGGGCGTTTCGCATGACATCATTGAGGCCAGCTGGCAGGCGCTGGCGGATTCGGTGGTGTACAAGCTGTATCGTGACGAGGACGAACGCCGGCGCGAAGTCTAA
- a CDS encoding RNA methyltransferase → MAILQGLDVVLVNTRFPENIGMAARACANMGCDHITLVTPERWIRQKAEPLATPKGQPLLDSISVCPSVEDAVAQAALVVGTTARRGGWRQAMLTPEDCAREVAACLAAGGRVSLVFGPEDRGLDNAAITHCHRLVTIPTAQEASSLNLAQAVLLLLYECASAVRRQEHAARPREDGSQGQLASAEDQERLMASLRDMLLRIDYLHGDNPEYFLMPWRRLLGRARLRRHEYDALMGMCRQVRRALERAADAGSSAARHDADEKKS, encoded by the coding sequence ATGGCTATCTTGCAGGGATTGGATGTGGTGCTGGTCAATACCCGCTTTCCGGAAAACATCGGCATGGCGGCCAGGGCCTGTGCCAACATGGGCTGCGACCACATTACGCTGGTGACGCCGGAGCGCTGGATTCGCCAGAAGGCCGAACCTCTGGCCACGCCCAAGGGCCAGCCCCTGCTGGACAGCATCAGCGTATGCCCCAGCGTGGAAGATGCCGTGGCGCAGGCCGCGCTGGTGGTGGGCACAACGGCCCGGCGGGGCGGCTGGCGGCAGGCCATGCTCACGCCGGAGGACTGCGCCCGCGAGGTGGCGGCCTGCCTGGCGGCAGGGGGGCGGGTGAGCCTGGTGTTCGGCCCGGAAGACAGAGGGCTGGACAATGCGGCCATTACCCACTGTCACCGTCTGGTGACCATTCCCACGGCGCAGGAGGCCAGCTCCCTCAATCTGGCGCAGGCTGTACTGCTTCTGCTTTATGAATGCGCCTCGGCTGTGCGGCGGCAGGAGCATGCGGCACGGCCCCGGGAAGATGGCAGCCAGGGGCAGCTGGCCTCGGCCGAAGATCAGGAACGCCTCATGGCTTCCCTGCGCGACATGCTGCTGCGCATCGATTATCTGCACGGCGATAATCCCGAGTATTTTCTCATGCCCTGGCGCCGTCTGCTGGGGCGTGCCCGCCTGCGGCGGCACGAATATGATGCCCTCATGGGCATGTGCCGTCAGGTGCGCCGTGCCCTGGAACGGGCGGCGGACGCCGGCAGCTCTGCCGCGCGCCATGACGCCGACGAGAAAAAGTCCTGA
- a CDS encoding DUF456 domain-containing protein: MEAFLALFSVGLAYAFVALLGLLLLLNLPGLPANWLILALVGLWQFLHPQAGDLDIWFWAMAIGLALLGEALEMGVQVINARRHGSTRGGTLAGMIGAFAGAILLAPLFFGLGALLGALLGAWLGCFLVEFLRGRPLQDALDAAFGTMMGRFLGTVCKCGVGGAIVALTARRICPDVLPVRPDGLPVPPGPEQLVLWLGQFFC, translated from the coding sequence ATGGAAGCCTTTCTTGCGCTCTTTTCCGTAGGTCTGGCCTATGCCTTTGTGGCCCTGCTGGGTCTGCTGCTGCTGCTCAATCTGCCCGGCCTGCCGGCCAACTGGCTCATTCTGGCGCTGGTGGGCCTGTGGCAGTTCCTGCATCCGCAGGCAGGCGATCTTGACATCTGGTTCTGGGCCATGGCCATTGGTCTGGCCCTGCTGGGGGAAGCGCTGGAAATGGGGGTGCAGGTCATCAATGCCCGGCGGCACGGCTCCACACGGGGAGGCACCCTGGCCGGTATGATCGGGGCCTTTGCCGGGGCCATCCTGCTTGCGCCGCTCTTTTTCGGCCTGGGGGCGCTGCTGGGGGCGCTGCTGGGTGCCTGGCTGGGCTGCTTTCTGGTGGAATTCCTGCGCGGGCGTCCGCTGCAGGACGCTCTGGACGCAGCCTTTGGCACCATGATGGGCCGCTTTCTGGGAACGGTCTGCAAATGCGGTGTGGGGGGCGCCATCGTGGCCCTGACGGCACGACGCATCTGCCCCGATGTGCTGCCTGTGCGCCCCGACGGCCTGCCTGTACCGCCTGGTCCGGAACAGCTGGTGCTGTGGCTGGGGCAGTTCTTCTGCTGA